A part of Elusimicrobiota bacterium genomic DNA contains:
- a CDS encoding sigma-70 family RNA polymerase sigma factor yields the protein MNTDTEHTKSESEQDRELIARAAGNNVTAFEELIKKYELTVYGIARAFMGNDPDAADLAQDVFIKIFKSLKSFRHESAFSTWLYRIVYTTFVDYKKSGKAKNIAVSVPIDDAVNIAAPGDDPGISAQKEQVRDIVSQALLMIPENFRLPVIMYDIQRFDYQEIAEITKTNLGTVKSRINRGREMLRKKIVENWGNIS from the coding sequence ATGAATACAGATACTGAACATACAAAATCCGAATCTGAGCAGGACCGTGAACTTATAGCCCGTGCAGCTGGGAATAACGTTACTGCGTTTGAAGAACTTATTAAGAAATATGAATTAACAGTTTACGGTATTGCCCGCGCGTTTATGGGAAATGATCCTGATGCCGCTGACCTTGCACAGGATGTGTTTATCAAAATATTTAAATCCTTAAAATCCTTCCGCCATGAATCAGCGTTTTCCACTTGGCTTTACCGTATAGTGTACACCACTTTTGTGGATTATAAAAAGTCAGGCAAAGCTAAAAACATTGCCGTATCAGTACCAATCGATGATGCTGTTAATATTGCCGCGCCGGGTGATGATCCCGGTATTTCCGCGCAAAAGGAGCAGGTTAGGGATATTGTATCCCAGGCATTACTCATGATCCCCGAGAATTTTCGATTACCCGTGATAATGTATGACATACAGCGATTTGATTATCAGGAGATCGCGGAGATCACAAAAACCAACCTTGGTACCGTAAAATCGAGGATTAACCGCGGGCGTGAGATGTTACGAAAAAAAATAGTTGAAAATTGGGGGAACATTTCTTAG